In one bacterium genomic region, the following are encoded:
- the radA gene encoding DNA repair protein RadA — MAKATSIFVCQECGAKSSKWAGRCLQCGAWESIVEELVSSHLNSRRANSVKPISLSDVEDLKLARFSSGVAELDLVLGGGIVPGALMLLSGDPGVGKSTLVLQVASVIAGQGKVLYVSGEESARQIKLRADRLKVGAVKLDLLATTVIDDATSLIESGDYQLVIIDSIQTLSTPESNSANGSPSQITLVANKIMQVAKNTHTACIVIGHVTKEGNLAGPKLLEHLVDVVLSMEGDQYGVLRVVKASKNRFGATSDVALLEMGENGFKEVVNPSEILLAERRDLPGSAVFVALEGTRPLMVEVQALVSPSVLSYPKRAAVGVDQNRLGLLSAVLTKRAGIPLSDQDIYVSIVGGLKITEPAVDLALILAIASAYYGTIIPSSLASFGEVGLAGEIRSVNLMQSRAREASRLGFHHVLAPASLKEKGVIGLADIASALTRIKASSKKK, encoded by the coding sequence ATGGCAAAAGCTACTTCTATATTTGTATGCCAGGAGTGTGGCGCGAAAAGCTCGAAATGGGCTGGTCGTTGCCTGCAGTGTGGGGCATGGGAAAGTATTGTCGAAGAATTAGTCTCAAGCCACTTGAATAGTAGGAGGGCTAATTCCGTAAAGCCAATTAGCCTTTCCGATGTTGAGGATTTAAAACTGGCACGCTTTAGTAGTGGAGTAGCTGAGCTAGATTTAGTTTTAGGGGGCGGTATTGTGCCGGGGGCATTAATGTTGTTGTCGGGTGATCCTGGAGTTGGTAAATCGACACTTGTATTACAGGTGGCCAGTGTAATTGCCGGGCAAGGAAAAGTTCTTTATGTGTCCGGTGAGGAATCAGCTCGGCAAATTAAGCTACGTGCTGATCGGCTCAAGGTTGGAGCGGTCAAGTTAGATCTTTTGGCTACTACAGTGATTGATGATGCTACGTCGTTAATTGAGTCTGGCGATTATCAGCTGGTGATTATTGATTCTATTCAGACATTATCCACACCTGAATCTAACTCGGCGAATGGATCGCCAAGTCAAATTACTTTGGTGGCGAATAAAATTATGCAAGTGGCCAAAAATACCCATACCGCCTGTATAGTTATTGGCCATGTCACCAAGGAGGGTAATTTAGCCGGCCCTAAACTGCTAGAGCATTTAGTTGATGTAGTATTGAGCATGGAGGGTGATCAGTATGGGGTCTTGCGGGTTGTAAAAGCTAGCAAGAATCGGTTTGGTGCGACGAGTGATGTGGCATTATTGGAGATGGGTGAGAATGGTTTTAAGGAGGTGGTAAATCCATCGGAAATATTACTTGCCGAGCGACGTGACTTGCCGGGTAGCGCGGTATTTGTAGCGCTTGAGGGGACACGGCCTCTTATGGTGGAGGTGCAAGCGTTAGTATCGCCATCGGTATTAAGCTACCCCAAGCGAGCCGCTGTTGGGGTTGACCAAAACCGACTAGGGCTGTTGTCGGCTGTACTTACCAAACGGGCTGGAATTCCGTTGTCCGACCAAGACATCTATGTTAGTATCGTAGGAGGGCTGAAGATTACCGAGCCAGCCGTTGATCTTGCACTTATTCTAGCCATAGCTAGTGCGTACTATGGCACCATTATCCCGAGCTCACTTGCGAGTTTCGGTGAAGTTGGTCTGGCTGGGGAAATTCGATCGGTTAATCTTATGCAGTCTCGTGCTCGTGAAGCCTCTCGACTTGGTTTTCACCATGTATTAGCGCCGGCCTCGCTTAAAGAAAAAGGCGTGATTGGTTTAGCTGATATTGCTTCGGCACTGACTCGCATTAAGGCCTCATCTAAGAAAAAATAA
- a CDS encoding PIN domain nuclease has product MPYSLIIPMVAVAVLIVCYVAIRLMRLSLQKLILITVGFIFGALSGALISLPIDGLPEPYSTILPITITLMAAIAMAEVFYHQHHAIGVLFPRLSEANNNQSDKPKTKEFSRGRILVDTSAIIDGRIADIAATGFVPGKLLVPRFVLAELQNIADSEDPLRRSKGRRGLELLNKLRESDAVELDITDEDPKKIKEVDHKLVYLAKKFKTDILTTDYNLNRVATIESVRVLNMNELSQALRAVVLPGEILVVRVVQTGKEKGQGVGYLDDGTMIVVEGGDKIVGQEVETEVTRIFQTVAGKMIFATPRKNLQAKKTTRKSIKSPARSTNKK; this is encoded by the coding sequence ATGCCGTACTCTTTGATTATCCCGATGGTGGCAGTAGCAGTGCTAATTGTTTGCTATGTTGCAATACGATTAATGCGTTTGAGTCTACAAAAACTTATATTAATTACAGTGGGCTTTATATTTGGAGCATTAAGCGGTGCTCTGATATCTCTACCGATCGATGGGCTACCTGAGCCATACAGTACGATTCTACCAATCACTATTACCTTAATGGCGGCAATTGCAATGGCTGAGGTGTTTTACCACCAGCATCATGCCATAGGCGTACTGTTTCCAAGGCTGTCTGAAGCTAATAATAATCAGTCGGATAAACCTAAAACAAAAGAGTTTAGCCGAGGGCGTATTCTAGTTGACACCTCGGCAATTATTGATGGTCGGATAGCTGATATTGCGGCAACAGGCTTTGTGCCAGGCAAGCTATTGGTGCCAAGATTTGTTTTGGCTGAATTGCAAAATATTGCAGACTCGGAAGACCCCCTAAGGCGCAGTAAGGGTCGTCGTGGGTTGGAGCTTTTAAATAAGTTGCGTGAAAGTGATGCGGTTGAATTAGATATAACTGATGAGGATCCAAAAAAGATTAAAGAAGTTGACCATAAGCTGGTTTATCTAGCTAAGAAGTTTAAGACCGATATTTTGACAACCGACTATAACCTTAACCGAGTTGCCACTATTGAGTCGGTGCGAGTACTTAATATGAATGAGCTATCACAGGCTTTACGGGCTGTGGTTTTGCCCGGTGAAATATTGGTAGTGCGAGTTGTGCAGACTGGTAAGGAAAAAGGGCAGGGAGTTGGCTACCTAGATGATGGTACTATGATTGTAGTTGAGGGTGGAGATAAGATAGTGGGTCAAGAAGTTGAGACAGAGGTTACTAGAATTTTTCAGACCGTTGCCGGCAAGATGATCTTTGCTACACCGCGTAAAAACCTACAAGCAAAAAAGACAACGAGAAAGTCTATTAAATCACCAGCTCGTAGTACTAATAAAAAATAG
- a CDS encoding ATP-dependent Clp protease ATP-binding subunit, giving the protein MEQNLPPQFDRFTENAKRSLEHASMLAASLGSVYVGTEHLLLGVLKTQGSIGSKILAQSGVTIDKLELTIAPNGVVSTHTLQSLSQTAKKTIALSLRIAQEFGQPYAGTEHLLYAILTQKNARANVLLKEISINPSTIRLELEQYLNAQTPLYGGDTEKRGKRRQESDTPALDHFGIDLTQKARAGELDPMVGRKAQLDRMISILNRRQKNNPVLIGEPGVGKTAIVEGLATRIVEDEVPDVLAGKRIIMLDMATVIAGTKYRGEFEERLKKLIEEVTENKDVILFIDELHTVVGAGSAEGAIDAANILKPALSRGMVQVIGATTIDEYRKHIEKDAALERRFQAVLVPEATVDETVQVLQGLKPRYEEHHSVIITDEAIESAAKLAKRYISDRFLPDKAIDLIDEASSLARIEKGGTSKRMKGLQTRLAEVNDQIEDAVYNQDFEYAARLKAEASVIEEKIEMQEKRDSSKKIINIGEEEIARVISHTTGIPLTRLVKIETEQLKKIDATLKKRIIGQDEAVEVIAKAIRRSRTGIAHADRPIGSFIFLGPTGVGKTELARALAQEVFHDKDAMIKVDMSEFMERHNVSRLVGAPAGYVGYDDAGQLTEQVRRKPYSLILFDEIEKAHPDIFNMLLQILEDGQLTDAKGRAVDFRNTIIIMTSNVGAKALYQEAKIGFATDTADEQKKLDKLHETMRGTIGQELKRTFRPEFLNRVDHIVIFKALSRVDVRSIIDLQLQDLARRLRDKDVILKFHISLKKLLIQKGYDVNNGARPMRRAVQSLVEDPLAEAILNEQIVEGDTVLVKAVKGEVQLDVANRLAQVG; this is encoded by the coding sequence ATGGAACAAAATTTACCACCACAATTTGATCGCTTTACCGAGAACGCTAAGCGTTCGCTGGAGCATGCCAGCATGCTAGCTGCTAGCCTCGGCTCGGTTTATGTTGGTACAGAGCACTTACTTTTGGGGGTGCTTAAAACTCAGGGTTCGATTGGTTCTAAGATCTTGGCGCAGTCTGGCGTTACAATCGATAAACTAGAGCTAACTATTGCACCAAATGGCGTTGTTTCAACGCATACCTTGCAGTCACTTTCGCAAACTGCCAAAAAAACTATCGCGCTATCTTTACGGATTGCCCAAGAGTTTGGTCAGCCGTATGCTGGTACTGAACATCTACTCTACGCTATTTTGACGCAAAAAAATGCTCGAGCCAATGTGCTATTAAAAGAGATTTCCATTAATCCAAGTACTATTCGCTTGGAGCTGGAGCAATATTTAAATGCTCAGACTCCACTATATGGGGGCGATACAGAAAAGCGTGGCAAACGTCGTCAAGAAAGCGACACGCCAGCCCTCGATCACTTTGGCATTGATTTAACTCAGAAAGCTCGCGCTGGTGAGCTGGATCCGATGGTTGGCCGTAAGGCTCAGCTAGATCGGATGATTTCTATTTTAAATCGGCGCCAAAAAAATAACCCTGTTTTAATTGGTGAGCCCGGGGTTGGGAAAACAGCCATCGTAGAAGGATTGGCGACGCGTATCGTAGAAGATGAAGTGCCAGATGTCTTAGCTGGTAAGCGTATCATTATGCTTGACATGGCTACAGTTATCGCAGGGACAAAATATCGTGGTGAATTTGAAGAACGCTTGAAGAAGCTTATTGAAGAAGTAACCGAAAATAAGGATGTTATCCTCTTTATTGATGAGTTGCATACGGTGGTTGGTGCAGGTTCGGCCGAGGGAGCAATTGACGCTGCTAACATCTTAAAGCCAGCTCTGTCTCGAGGCATGGTGCAGGTAATTGGTGCTACTACAATCGATGAATACCGTAAGCATATTGAAAAAGATGCTGCTCTTGAGAGGCGTTTTCAGGCGGTGTTGGTGCCAGAAGCTACAGTTGATGAGACAGTTCAGGTGTTGCAAGGCCTTAAGCCTAGATACGAGGAGCATCACAGCGTAATTATTACTGATGAGGCAATTGAATCTGCTGCTAAATTGGCTAAGCGCTACATATCCGACCGATTTTTGCCAGATAAGGCGATTGATTTAATTGATGAAGCTTCATCGCTGGCTCGAATTGAAAAGGGTGGAACATCAAAGCGTATGAAAGGGTTGCAGACTCGTCTTGCTGAAGTTAATGATCAGATAGAAGATGCTGTTTATAACCAAGATTTTGAATATGCTGCCCGCTTAAAAGCGGAAGCTAGTGTGATAGAAGAAAAAATTGAGATGCAAGAAAAGCGAGATTCGTCTAAGAAGATCATTAATATCGGTGAGGAAGAAATTGCTCGAGTAATTTCGCATACCACTGGCATCCCGCTGACACGTTTGGTAAAAATTGAGACAGAGCAACTCAAAAAGATTGATGCAACATTAAAGAAGCGGATTATTGGCCAAGATGAAGCAGTGGAGGTGATTGCTAAGGCGATTCGTCGTAGTCGCACTGGTATTGCACATGCCGATAGGCCGATCGGATCTTTCATTTTTCTTGGACCTACGGGCGTTGGTAAAACAGAGTTAGCTCGTGCATTAGCCCAAGAAGTTTTTCATGACAAAGATGCCATGATAAAAGTGGATATGTCGGAATTTATGGAGCGCCATAATGTGTCGCGCTTAGTTGGTGCGCCGGCTGGGTATGTTGGCTATGATGATGCTGGTCAGCTAACTGAACAGGTTCGGCGCAAGCCATACAGCTTAATTTTATTTGATGAAATAGAGAAGGCTCATCCGGATATTTTCAATATGTTGCTACAGATCCTAGAAGATGGTCAGTTAACTGACGCAAAAGGTCGGGCTGTAGATTTTCGTAATACCATCATTATTATGACTAGTAATGTGGGCGCAAAAGCACTTTATCAGGAGGCTAAGATTGGCTTTGCAACCGATACTGCCGACGAGCAGAAAAAGCTCGATAAGTTACATGAAACCATGCGTGGCACCATCGGGCAAGAGTTGAAGCGGACTTTTCGGCCAGAATTTCTGAATCGCGTTGATCACATTGTTATCTTTAAAGCTCTCTCGCGAGTAGATGTGCGCTCTATTATTGATCTACAATTACAAGATTTGGCTCGACGTTTGCGAGATAAAGATGTGATACTCAAATTTCATATTTCACTCAAGAAGCTATTAATTCAGAAGGGATACGATGTAAATAATGGTGCTCGACCAATGCGCAGGGCTGTGCAATCATTAGTGGAAGATCCACTAGCAGAGGCGATATTAAATGAGCAAATTGTAGAGGGTGACACGGTTCTGGTGAAGGCCGTAAAAGGTGAGGTTCAGCTTGATGTGGCAAATCGATTAGCTCAAGTTGGATGA
- a CDS encoding ribonuclease HII: protein MARTWATYEMEEAAHLEGFAVVAGMDEVGRGPLAGPISVGLVILPEGFAEPVVDSKLLSAKQRTEKATMIRAGAEYYAVEHIEPKFIDARGVTESLQTAVRKILQKIDKAPDLILLDGKHNFLQGITPARMVIKGDMVCASIAAASILAKVERDELMREYALQYPEYGFKTNMGYGTPKHIASIREYGITPIHRRSFLRKILP, encoded by the coding sequence ATGGCAAGGACGTGGGCAACGTATGAAATGGAGGAGGCAGCACACCTTGAGGGATTTGCAGTTGTTGCCGGCATGGATGAGGTGGGGCGAGGACCCCTAGCTGGGCCGATAAGCGTGGGGTTAGTAATTTTACCGGAAGGTTTTGCAGAACCAGTGGTAGACTCTAAGCTTTTATCGGCCAAACAGCGCACCGAAAAAGCGACTATGATCCGAGCTGGTGCAGAATATTATGCGGTAGAGCATATAGAACCTAAGTTTATTGATGCGCGGGGTGTGACGGAAAGTCTCCAGACGGCGGTACGTAAGATATTGCAAAAAATTGATAAGGCCCCAGACCTTATATTGCTTGATGGAAAACATAATTTTCTACAAGGTATTACCCCGGCTAGAATGGTTATAAAAGGAGATATGGTATGTGCCTCAATAGCTGCGGCATCAATTTTAGCAAAAGTAGAGCGCGATGAGCTCATGCGTGAGTATGCTCTGCAGTATCCAGAGTATGGTTTTAAAACGAATATGGGTTATGGGACACCCAAGCATATAGCCTCGATTAGAGAGTATGGCATAACACCAATTCATCGCAGGAGTTTTTTAAGGAAAATTTTGCCATGA
- the nusA gene encoding transcription termination/antitermination protein NusA — protein MQQNQFISAIEQICEEKGISKDVVMETIEMALIAAYKKDFGDKDQEVRVEVDPTTGDPRIFVTKEIVDTVDNPHLEISVGDAQVVRSSAKAGETIEIEDINKEFGRVAAQTAKQVIIQRIREAEREVVYNEYQDKEDTIMNGSVQRVEHGNVFVDLGRTSGIMFASEQIHGERYYPGQRLKVYVVRVENTLKGPQIVVSRSHPNLIRRLFEMEVPEIAAGNVEIVNVAREAGARTKIAVKSSVDGVDPVGTFVGGRGTRVQAVMANIGEEKIDIIPFDEDIRRYITNALSPAKNIISVDIDEAEKRAAVKVPEDQLSLAIGRSGQNVRLAAKLTDWNIDIDGADDAGIEGVAEVAENNDKKRSASLEDEMIAVAEASAEPSTEEDSPSVTDDAVSTDAEEEE, from the coding sequence ATGCAACAGAACCAATTTATTTCAGCCATTGAGCAAATATGTGAAGAAAAAGGCATCTCCAAAGATGTCGTAATGGAGACTATTGAGATGGCACTAATAGCCGCCTACAAAAAAGATTTTGGTGATAAGGATCAGGAAGTTCGAGTGGAAGTTGATCCTACAACCGGTGATCCACGTATTTTTGTTACAAAAGAAATTGTCGATACAGTGGATAATCCTCATCTAGAGATTTCTGTGGGCGATGCTCAAGTGGTACGTAGTTCCGCTAAAGCTGGTGAAACTATTGAGATTGAAGACATCAACAAGGAGTTTGGTCGGGTTGCTGCTCAGACGGCTAAGCAGGTAATTATCCAGCGTATCCGTGAAGCTGAGCGCGAGGTGGTGTATAACGAGTACCAGGACAAAGAAGACACTATAATGAATGGTTCAGTTCAGCGGGTTGAGCATGGTAATGTTTTTGTTGATCTGGGGCGTACCTCTGGGATAATGTTTGCTTCAGAGCAGATTCATGGTGAGCGGTATTATCCTGGCCAGCGCCTTAAGGTGTATGTTGTGCGTGTCGAGAATACCCTTAAAGGCCCTCAGATTGTAGTGAGTCGTTCGCACCCAAATTTGATTCGTCGACTATTTGAAATGGAAGTACCAGAAATCGCTGCTGGTAATGTTGAGATTGTTAATGTTGCTCGCGAGGCTGGTGCGCGCACCAAGATTGCTGTTAAGAGCAGTGTTGACGGTGTGGATCCGGTTGGTACGTTTGTTGGTGGTCGTGGTACCAGAGTGCAGGCTGTGATGGCTAATATTGGTGAGGAAAAAATTGATATTATTCCATTTGATGAAGATATTCGTCGCTATATCACCAATGCACTTTCGCCAGCTAAAAATATTATTAGTGTCGATATTGATGAAGCTGAAAAACGAGCCGCTGTAAAAGTACCAGAAGATCAGCTATCACTAGCAATTGGTCGCTCCGGTCAAAATGTTCGATTGGCAGCTAAACTGACAGATTGGAATATTGATATCGATGGAGCTGATGATGCGGGTATTGAAGGTGTGGCGGAAGTTGCCGAGAATAACGATAAAAAACGCTCGGCTAGCCTTGAAGATGAGATGATTGCTGTGGCTGAAGCATCAGCTGAGCCAAGCACTGAAGAGGATAGTCCGTCGGTTACCGACGACGCAGTATCCACTGACGCAGAAGAGGAAGAGTAG
- a CDS encoding YraN family protein yields MNTTAIGSDAEQLALEFLQQQGMRCLAVNSRTRFYELDLVMRDGDCIVAVEVKYRKNTNFGGGEAAISTQKACRLRNAIMQWVVENGFERADQNIRIDVVVITGRSQKRVYYPNAVEDG; encoded by the coding sequence ATGAATACTACGGCAATCGGTAGCGATGCTGAGCAATTAGCGCTAGAGTTTTTGCAGCAACAAGGCATGAGGTGCTTAGCTGTTAATTCGCGTACTCGCTTTTATGAGTTGGACTTAGTGATGCGAGATGGAGACTGCATAGTGGCGGTAGAGGTAAAATATCGTAAAAATACCAACTTTGGTGGTGGAGAAGCAGCAATTTCGACACAAAAAGCATGCCGTTTGCGCAATGCTATTATGCAGTGGGTAGTGGAGAATGGTTTTGAACGGGCAGATCAAAATATTCGTATAGATGTCGTAGTGATAACGGGTAGAAGTCAAAAACGTGTTTATTATCCCAATGCCGTGGAGGATGGTTAG
- the rplS gene encoding 50S ribosomal protein L19, which yields MQANVLQKPQLKAKIAQIQSGDTVRVHQIIREGSKTRTQVFEGLVIRYRKPNDGNAYLTVRKIASGVGVEKSWFIHSPNIEKIEVVRRAKVRRAFLSYMRGLRGKKARLVEQEFDKAVANDVDHRTVGEIELAEAEAKLAQEEPTMTDEDVVESTEELAKEENKEADAEDAQADGDNEQDLAAAETQAGLDKANAEDDSQQAKEA from the coding sequence ATGCAAGCAAATGTTCTCCAAAAGCCCCAACTTAAGGCTAAGATTGCCCAGATTCAATCGGGTGACACCGTACGTGTTCATCAGATTATTCGTGAAGGTAGTAAGACTCGAACGCAGGTTTTTGAAGGGTTGGTTATTCGTTATCGCAAGCCAAATGATGGTAATGCTTACCTTACGGTGCGTAAGATAGCTTCTGGTGTTGGCGTAGAAAAGAGCTGGTTTATTCACTCGCCAAATATTGAGAAGATAGAAGTTGTGCGCCGAGCCAAAGTGCGCCGAGCTTTTCTGTCTTATATGCGTGGCCTGCGCGGTAAGAAGGCTCGACTTGTGGAGCAGGAGTTTGATAAGGCGGTTGCTAATGATGTTGATCATCGCACAGTTGGGGAGATTGAACTAGCAGAAGCCGAAGCTAAGCTTGCTCAAGAAGAGCCAACTATGACCGATGAAGACGTGGTGGAGTCTACAGAAGAACTAGCAAAGGAAGAGAATAAAGAAGCTGACGCAGAAGACGCTCAAGCTGATGGTGATAATGAGCAAGATTTGGCCGCTGCCGAAACTCAAGCAGGACTCGATAAGGCTAACGCGGAAGACGACAGCCAGCAAGCCAAAGAAGCTTAA